In Silene latifolia isolate original U9 population chromosome X, ASM4854445v1, whole genome shotgun sequence, the following proteins share a genomic window:
- the LOC141617707 gene encoding uncharacterized protein LOC141617707 isoform X1, with protein MKEGNLKKVWEIKVLKRKGNQDEARKMMERIAKQVEPIMRNHNWRVKVLSEMFPKRKQLLGLNVGAGIEVKLRLRKPNNDMEFLPFDRVLDTMLHELCHNAHGPHNASFYKLWDQLRKECEELMTKGITGTGEGFNLPGKRLGGSSRQPSLSSLRKTSLAAAQKRQKLNSLLPAGPLRLGGDKTIMTSLSPAQAAAMAAERRLQDEIWCASSFAGADIEDEGNSDVFETVSFVGPSIPSSSSSSGTSRKMISTSYGDNLIDLTSNVNSTSAIIHDTRLGKRCRDSCPSSSYSLSNGLPKPDIVSPSKNLSTSRLTNNHTASNKSGESDLWTCETCTLLNPALAPVCEACETVKPKDVSVKYKLWICKICTLENSTSLEKCSACDQWRYTRGPPIASLAPNLGT; from the exons ATGAAAGAGGGGAATTTGAAAAAAGTGTGGGAAATTAAAGTGTTGAAAAGAAAGGGTAACCAAGATGAAGCCCGGAAAATGATGGAGCGCATAGCAAAACAAGTCGAACCCATAATGCGCAATCATAATTGGCGCGTCAAAGTCCTCTCTGAAATGTT TCCTAAGCGGAAACAACTTTTGGGATTGAATGTTGGTGCAGGGATTGAGGTGAAGTTGCGGCTTCGGAAGCCTAATAATGACATGGAATTCTTACCATTTGATAGAGTTTTAGATACAATGTTACATGAGCTATGTCATAATGCTCATGGTCCACATAATGCCAGTTTTTATAAACTGTGGGATCAACTTAGAAAG GAATGCGAGGAGTTGATGACCAAGGGTATAACTGGAACAGGGGAAGGATTTAATCTACCTGGAAAACGATTAGGTGGTTCCTCTCGACAGCCATCTCTTTCTTCCCTACGCAAGACATCACTTGCTGCAGCACAAAAACGGCAGAAGCTTAATTCTCTTTTGCCAGCTGGACCTTTGCGCCTTGGTGGTGATAAGACCATAATGACCTCATTAAGTCCTGCCCAAGCTGCTGCCATGGCTGCTGAAAGGAGACTGCAAGATGAAATCTGGTGTGCATCATCTTTCGCTGGAGCTGATATTGAAGACGAGGGAAATTCTGACGTCTTTGAAACAGTATCATTTGTTGGGCCTAGTATACCTAGTTCAAGTTCCTCTAGTGGGACATCTCGGAAAATGATTAGTACTAGTTATGGGGACAACCTCATAGATTTAACAAGTAATGTAAATTCCACCTCTGCCATTATTCATGATACAAGGCTGGGAAAAAGATGCCGTGACTCCTGTCCAAGTTCTTCGTATTCACTCAGCAATGGTCTTCCCAAACCTGATATCGTCAGCCCATCCAAAAATTTATCTACCTCTAGGTTAACGAATAATCATACTGCATCAAACAAGAGCGGCGAATCTGACTTGTGGACTTGTGAAACATGCACACTATTGAATCCT GCATTAGCTCCAGTCTGTGAAGCATGTGAAACCGTGAAGCCAAAGGATGTGTCAGTGAAGTATAAACTATGGATATGTAAAATATGTACGTTAGAAAATAGCACAAGCCTGGAGAAGTGTTCAGCATGCGATCAATGGAGATATACACGAGGTCCTCCAATTGCATCTTTGGCTCCAAATCTGGGCACATGA
- the LOC141617707 gene encoding uncharacterized protein LOC141617707 isoform X2, producing MEFLPFDRVLDTMLHELCHNAHGPHNASFYKLWDQLRKECEELMTKGITGTGEGFNLPGKRLGGSSRQPSLSSLRKTSLAAAQKRQKLNSLLPAGPLRLGGDKTIMTSLSPAQAAAMAAERRLQDEIWCASSFAGADIEDEGNSDVFETVSFVGPSIPSSSSSSGTSRKMISTSYGDNLIDLTSNVNSTSAIIHDTRLGKRCRDSCPSSSYSLSNGLPKPDIVSPSKNLSTSRLTNNHTASNKSGESDLWTCETCTLLNPALAPVCEACETVKPKDVSVKYKLWICKICTLENSTSLEKCSACDQWRYTRGPPIASLAPNLGT from the exons ATGGAATTCTTACCATTTGATAGAGTTTTAGATACAATGTTACATGAGCTATGTCATAATGCTCATGGTCCACATAATGCCAGTTTTTATAAACTGTGGGATCAACTTAGAAAG GAATGCGAGGAGTTGATGACCAAGGGTATAACTGGAACAGGGGAAGGATTTAATCTACCTGGAAAACGATTAGGTGGTTCCTCTCGACAGCCATCTCTTTCTTCCCTACGCAAGACATCACTTGCTGCAGCACAAAAACGGCAGAAGCTTAATTCTCTTTTGCCAGCTGGACCTTTGCGCCTTGGTGGTGATAAGACCATAATGACCTCATTAAGTCCTGCCCAAGCTGCTGCCATGGCTGCTGAAAGGAGACTGCAAGATGAAATCTGGTGTGCATCATCTTTCGCTGGAGCTGATATTGAAGACGAGGGAAATTCTGACGTCTTTGAAACAGTATCATTTGTTGGGCCTAGTATACCTAGTTCAAGTTCCTCTAGTGGGACATCTCGGAAAATGATTAGTACTAGTTATGGGGACAACCTCATAGATTTAACAAGTAATGTAAATTCCACCTCTGCCATTATTCATGATACAAGGCTGGGAAAAAGATGCCGTGACTCCTGTCCAAGTTCTTCGTATTCACTCAGCAATGGTCTTCCCAAACCTGATATCGTCAGCCCATCCAAAAATTTATCTACCTCTAGGTTAACGAATAATCATACTGCATCAAACAAGAGCGGCGAATCTGACTTGTGGACTTGTGAAACATGCACACTATTGAATCCT GCATTAGCTCCAGTCTGTGAAGCATGTGAAACCGTGAAGCCAAAGGATGTGTCAGTGAAGTATAAACTATGGATATGTAAAATATGTACGTTAGAAAATAGCACAAGCCTGGAGAAGTGTTCAGCATGCGATCAATGGAGATATACACGAGGTCCTCCAATTGCATCTTTGGCTCCAAATCTGGGCACATGA